The Rothia sp. SD9660Na DNA segment CGTCAACGTGGCCGATTCGGCAACAACAGAATTCGATATCCTCATCCTCGGTGGCGGTAGCGCCGGTTACTCCGCAGCTCTGCGCGCGGTACAGCTGGGCTTCACCGTAGGTCTGATCGAAAAGAGCAACCTGGGCGGCACCTGCCTGCACACCGGTTGCATCCCCACCAAGGCTTACCTGCACGCTGCAGAACTCGCTTCCGAGGCTCAGCACGCTTCAAAGTACGGTGTAAACACCACCCTCGAGTCCATCGACATGGCTAAGGTTCGTGACTACAAGGACGGCATCGTCGCCGGCAAGTTCAAGGGCCTGACCGGTCTTCTCAAGATGAAGAAGGTCACCGTCATCGAGGGTGAAGGCAAGCTCACCGGCAAGGACACCATCACCGTCGCTGGCACCGAATACAAGGGCAAGCACATCATCCTGGCATCCGGTTCTGTCTCCAAGACCTTCGGCATCGAGATTCGTGACCGCGTGCTTACCTCAACCGAAGCCCTGCAGATGGACTACCTGCCCAAGAGCGCTATCGTTCTGGGCGGCGGCGTCATCGGCTCCGAGTTCGCCTCCATGTGGAACTCCATGGGTGTAGAGGTCACCATCATCGAGGGCCTGCCTCACCTGGTCCCCAACGAAGACCCCTCCATCATCAAGGTCGTTGAGCGCGAATTCAAGAAGCGCGGCATTAAGTCCTCCCTGGGCAAGTTCTTCAAGACCGTTGAACAGGACGCCAACGGCGC contains these protein-coding regions:
- the lpdA gene encoding dihydrolipoyl dehydrogenase is translated as MQGSVNVADSATTEFDILILGGGSAGYSAALRAVQLGFTVGLIEKSNLGGTCLHTGCIPTKAYLHAAELASEAQHASKYGVNTTLESIDMAKVRDYKDGIVAGKFKGLTGLLKMKKVTVIEGEGKLTGKDTITVAGTEYKGKHIILASGSVSKTFGIEIRDRVLTSTEALQMDYLPKSAIVLGGGVIGSEFASMWNSMGVEVTIIEGLPHLVPNEDPSIIKVVEREFKKRGIKSSLGKFFKTVEQDANGAKVTLEDGTVFEADIVLVAVGRGPNTEGFGYDEQGLTMDRGFVITNERLHTGVGNIYAIGDIVPGVQLAHRGYQQGRFVAEEIAGLNPQVVEDINIPKVTFCEPEIASIGYSQPKAEEKFGKENVEVAEYNLAGNGKSSILGTGGLVKVVREKNGPIIGVHAVGKRMGEQIGEAQMWVVWEAFPEDVAQFIHAHPTQNESLGEAAMALAGAPLHG